CCGACTGCCAGATGAGGAAGTCCGAGAGCCGCTCGGCACCCGTCTTGATCACCAGGTCCGGCTCTTCGGGGAAGATCAGTCGCTCTTCGATGTCGGTCTCCTCGATGGCGTCGGGGTCGAGGTCGCCGGCCTCGACGGCGGCGGCAATCTCCCGGACGGCGTCGGCGAACTCTCGCTTGCCGCCGAGCCCGATGTTCACCCGCACCGGCGCGTCGGCGCGGGCGGTGTCGGCGGGCGTCCGGACGGCGACCGCGTGCGGCGCGTCGATGTCGGCGAGTTCGCGGGCGAGGGTGTCGACGACCGCCTCGTCGAGCACGGAGACGGAGACGGTGACGCGCTCGGCGCCAAACTCGAAGGCCCACGCGAGGAACGACTCCAGCGTGTCGTAGGCGCCCTGCTCCAGCAGGTCGCGTTCGGTGATGACGAGCGCGACGTGGGCGGGCGGCTCGCCCTCGTTGCGGCGGTGGCGCAGCGCGAGGTAGGCGTCGTACAGTCCCACGGGTCGCCCGGAGGTGGACCGCCGGCGGGTGAAAGCGTTACGTTCGGGCCACCGCAGAGCGGTCTCGCGCCGCT
The DNA window shown above is from Halobaculum marinum and carries:
- a CDS encoding undecaprenyl diphosphate synthase family protein; protein product: MGLYDAYLALRHRRNEGEPPAHVALVITERDLLEQGAYDTLESFLAWAFEFGAERVTVSVSVLDEAVVDTLARELADIDAPHAVAVRTPADTARADAPVRVNIGLGGKREFADAVREIAAAVEAGDLDPDAIEETDIEERLIFPEEPDLVIKTGAERLSDFLIWQSVYSELYFTDVNWRDFRKRDYLRAVLDYQNRQRRFGR